CATACGCCTCACCGGGCGCAGGGGCGCGCTTGGCCGTCTTTTGCGACTTGGCAGGCTTgggaggcggcgcgttgCGTTTCTTGCTGGCGGCGGGCTTgggaggcggcgcggggaCATCttcttcgtcgtcgaggtcgtcgtcgtcgtcgtcgtcgtcgtcgaggtcgtcgtcgatctcgtcatcgacctcttcctcgtcgtcgtcgtcgtcgtcgtcgtcctcatcctcatcctcgtcgtcgtcatcggCGTACACGGGAACGTCGTCATcatcgtcctcctcgtcctcctcctcctcctcatACGGAGCAAAGACAAGGACATCGTGTGCCATCGGGCCTTCGTGCAGCGGCTTcagacgcagctcgcgtcCATTCCACTGCTGCCGCCACATCTTGCGGGGCAGCACGGCGGACGCAACATGGTCGACCTTgccctgcgcctcggcccaCCGCGCCTTGTCGGCCTTGGTGCCGTTGGCTTCGACGAGCTTCtggcggtcgagcggcacggcaTAGTACCCAATGCTCGCCTGCGACCAGTCGCGCAGGAttccgcgcgcggcgctgagGATATCCGGCACACCGTAGCGCTTCAAGCGGCCGACCGAGCGGGCGACGCCAATAAGGAACTGCTCGGTAtccgcctgcgccttgtCTTCGGTACGCTGCAGCTTCTCCAGCaccgcctcctcgaccggtgcgtcgtccgagagcgtcgcctcggccggcACAAACGAGCCAAAGGCGGGCGTGCCGTAGATAAGCATAAGGTCTTCGGGATGCGCAACGCGCGAAaggagcgtgcggatcAGTGCATAGGGATCCTTGAAGCGCTGCATGTTGCCCTGGTTGCGTGCGAGGAGCCACTGCagcttggcgcgctccttctcgaggcgctggagctcgccgagagcgGTGACTTCCTCTTCGACttcttcctcctcgtcttcctcgtcttcgtcgtcgtcgtcgttgTCGACCGGCAGCGTCGTCTTGGACGACAGGAGCGCAGGAGTGTCAAAcacctgctcctcgccaTCGTCCTCCTGGAATGCACCCTGGAGCGCCGTCGCGACACTCGTCTTGCCTGCGTTCTCGAGGCCAATCACGGCCgtcgcaccgccgcgcaccttgGGACGGAGgaacgcggcgagcgcgtcgacaccaatcgcggccgcggccgagggcgGCGTGGCCACCGGAAAGACGGGGCGCTTGGACGAAAGCAGGCGGTACACCCAAGCCgtgagcacctcggccggAACGAGGTCGGCCTTGGACAGGACGTACACCAGGGCCGGGCTCTTTTTCGtgagctgctcctcgagccaTGCACTCTGGAAGCTCGCGgggtcgcgcgcgtcgaccacgTACACGAGCGCCTTGATCTCCTTGTTACTCtggagcacgtcgtcgagcggcgtcgtgaGCGTCGGCGCAAATGGCAGGTTCAGCGGCTCCTCAAAGcccggcgcaggcacgccCTCCTCGTTCTCCTCCccttcctcttcctcctcctcctcgtcatcGCGCAtcatgcgctcctcggcagcgACCCTGCGCTTCTGCTCGATCTCGTTCAGGAGCTCCTCCTTAAAAGGGAAACTGTTCGGAATGCCGGGgtcctcgcggcggcgcgacttCCACTGCGGGTTCTTCTTCGCATCTCTCCGCTGCTTGCGGTggtgctcgcgcacctTCTTATGCACCTtctcgcgctgcttggTCGACACGC
This window of the Malassezia japonica chromosome 4, complete sequence genome carries:
- a CDS encoding uncharacterized protein (EggNog:ENOG503P2G0; COG:S) encodes the protein MVRVKKRASKRVSTKQREKVHKKVREHHRKQRRDAKKNPQWKSRRREDPGIPNSFPFKEELLNEIEQKRRVAAEERMMRDDEEEEEEEGEENEEGVPAPGFEEPLNLPFAPTLTTPLDDVLQSNKEIKALVYVVDARDPASFQSAWLEEQLTKKSPALVYVLSKADLVPAEVLTAWVYRLLSSKRPVFPVATPPSAAAAIGVDALAAFLRPKVRGGATAVIGLENAGKTSVATALQGAFQEDDGEEQVFDTPALLSSKTTLPVDNDDDDEDEEDEEEEVEEEVTALGELQRLEKERAKLQWLLARNQGNMQRFKDPYALIRTLLSRVAHPEDLMLIYGTPAFGSFVPAEATLSDDAPVEEAVLEKLQRTEDKAQADTEQFLIGVARSVGRLKRYGVPDILSAARGILRDWSQASIGYYAVPLDRQKLVEANGTKADKARWAEAQGKVDHVASAVLPRKMWRQQWNGRELRLKPLHEGPMAHDVLVFAPYEEEEEDEEDDDDDVPVYADDDDEDEDEDDDDDDDDEEEVDDEIDDDLDDDDDDDDDLDDEEDVPAPPPKPAASKKRNAPPPKPAKSQKTAKRAPAPGEAYDLNAYF